The Bubalus kerabau isolate K-KA32 ecotype Philippines breed swamp buffalo chromosome X, PCC_UOA_SB_1v2, whole genome shotgun sequence genome has a segment encoding these proteins:
- the LOC129640108 gene encoding germ cell-less protein-like 1, with protein MDIVELQMPDENIDCEALHEALGSLYRNSVLIPPGRVVPMLATASMLQLDKLIQQRGEVMKETVSDQTVCSYYCSAESYGLQKIRAMCLQWLLDNLMTQHSEELLREISLDLMKEVIASSELFVMEVEMDVYTTLKKWMFLQLQPTWRGPRRDLLPDADSWFARSRQESEGTAFLETEQGRAFVPAFQQLRLAYIICDLPSARIIDQDALIPATWLAPVYKEQWLALLRAEQTRDLRPVDVFVSDLQRTSMRCGGQLLRDAQCTWRWAGFKFGWDLVVCYANRRIIFKHSALKKSCGLGVSLLWQRKVAFRLRLASLDRAGRAIFRKQTEFQVLSLGKDEELEVVNLENEDVVFPTYVTCNFLYLPREGRFPQ; from the coding sequence ATGGATATTGTAGAGTTGCAGATGCCTGACGAGAACATTGATTGTGAGGCACTGCACGAGGCTTTAGGTTCCCTGTACCGAAACTCTGTGCTCATCCCACCCGGTCGAGTGGTCCCCATGCTGGCCACAGCCAGCATGCTGCAGCTGGACAAGCTGATTCAGCAGCGCGGGGAGGTAATGAAGGAGACGGTCAGTGATCAGACCGTGTGCAGCTACTACTGCTCTGCTGAGAGCTACGGACTCCAGAAGATCAGGGCCATGTGTCTTCAGTGGCTGCTGGACAACCTGATGACCCAGCATAGTGAGGAGTTATTGAGAGAAATTAGCCTGGATCTCATGAAAGAGGTCATTGCCTCTTCAGAGCTCTTCGTGATGGAGGTAGAGATGGATGTGTACACGACGCTGAAAAAGTGGATGTTCCTGCAGCTGCAGCCAACATGGAGAGGCCCCCGCAGAGACCTACTGCCTGACGCCGACTCGTGGTTTGCCAGGTCCAGGCAGGAGTCAGAGGGCACCGCTTTCCTGGAGACCGAGCAGGGCAGAGCCTTCGTGCCAGCGTTCCAGCAGCTGCGGCTTGCCTACATAATCTGCGACCTGCCGTCAGCACGCATCATCGACCAGGATGCACTGATCCCTGCCACGTGGCTGGCCCCAGTGTACAAAGAGCAGTGGCTTGCCCTCCTCCGGGCTGAGCAGACCAGAGACCTCAGGCCCGTGGATGTCTTCGTGTCCGACCTCCAGAGGACCAGCATGCGGTGCGGGGGCCAGCTCCTCAGGGATGCGCAGTGCACCTGGCGGTGGGCAGGCTTCAAATTCGGCTGGGACTTGGTGGTGTGCTATGCCAACCGGCGCATCATTTTCAAGCACAGCGCGCTGAAGAAATCTTGCGGTCTCGGGGTCAGCTTACTCTGGCAGAGAAAGGTCGCGTTCCGCTTGCGCCTGGCCTCCTTGGACAGGGCTGGAAGAGCCATTTTCCGGAAGCAGACAGAATTCCAAGTGCTTTCACTGGGAAAGGATGAAGAGCTAGAGGTGGTGAATCTGGAGAACGAAGATGTGGTTTTCCCCACATATGTGACCTGTAATTTCCTGTACCTCCCCAGAGAGGGGCGTTTTCCTCAGTGA